Genomic window (Psilocybe cubensis strain MGC-MH-2018 chromosome 1, whole genome shotgun sequence):
CGTGATCTGGAGCCGTTTTACGCGCCTGGAAGTTACGCTGCCTAGCGAACGCGTCTTTATCGACCTGTTGATGGTATGAAGCTGTCCGAAGTGGATCCTGGGAGGATTCGAGAAAGAGGTATTTAAGAATCATACCCAGAAGGACGAGAATAGAAAGCTGGCCGATTATGAGACCCTGTGTAAAGGTGGGCTGGAATAAAAACGGCAGGGTCATGGTCGTTGGTGGGGTAAATATTATGGTTCTCAATAAGTACACCCGATGCGACCTTGAATTTGATATTTCGATGTGCACACGCCGGGATTAAGCTGGAGAAGCATTTGAGAAGCATGTGTTAAAAAATGTGATAAGATTAAGTAATCCTGTTACTTGACAATGTCCAGCATCAATGCCTTAGTTTCATGGCCAGCCGCTCCCTTAACAGATTCTCTCGTACGCAAGGCTCTCGATCAGCTCTCCCTTACAATATCTTTTGTCGACAAAGCACAGGCTAAATCAGTGACACCATTACTGCAATGGTGCACCTACGATGACATGGACCACGAGCTCATGCATTTCAATCGCAAAACCGTTCTATCGTCTAGTTACACTTTCAGGAAAGCTCTGATTCGGAAACACTTTTTGTCTCGCATTATACACTCATATACGACCAAGAACCCTACGTCTATTTTGAAAAATTCGGTTCCTAGAACGTTTGAAATCGAGATCTCATTTGCGGACGAGCTGGATGAATTATGGACAGACGAACTCTGGGAGCTTGGCGCTGAGCTGGACAACGGTAAATCGTGGTGGATTTTGAAACCGTACGAGTAATGATTATCTGAATGTCTGCACTGAACCAACTATCCCTAGAGGTATGGCAGATAGAGGGTCTGGGATCAGAGTGTTTCATAGCAAAGAAGGTTTACAAGAGATCTTTGAAGAGTTTGAGGAGCAGAgcgatgaagaaaatgaagatgGAGACGGGAATACGCAAAGAGAAACATCCGTTGTAACCTCGCAACTCCGACATTTCGTGGTACAGGTTTGTTTGCATTATCATTATCGTTTGAACGTTTACCAATCATGTTGAAGGAGTATATCGATACCCCGTTGCTTTTTGACCCAACGGAAACCACTAAACAAAATCCGAAAATCGACGAACTCGTTGGGCGCAAAGTAAGAGAAAAAATTTGTTTGCTCGATGGATTATACTGACAACCGAATCTTCCAAGTTTCATCTTCGTGTATATTGCGTTGCTAAAGCAGACATAGAGCTATATGTTTATGATCGAATACTGGCTCTGTTTTCTTCTGTTCCGTACACCTCTCTCTCTGCTAGAGACGGAGGGGACGAAGGTGCAGATATTGATCTCCGACCACATCTTACCAATACCTCGCTCCAGACGGAGCTAGGAGAAAGTAATGTAAGGCTGTTAGACGAGTTGGAAAACTGCCACATTATATCGGGGGAAGAAAATGTCAAGTTCACAACCTCTGATATCAAATCTCTGCGGGCCGATGTAGCTGAAGTTCTCGGCGACGTGTTCAAAGCCGCACTTCAAAACCCTGTCCATTTCCAGGTACTTGGCTTTTAATTATTAGTTATAGTGACCAAGTTTAATAAAATTTTTAGGCACTCCCGAATGCTTTTGAGCTCTATGGAGTCGATTTTGTGGTTAGCCATGAACCGTCCAATCCCGACAAAAAGCTTCACGTTAAACTCTTGGAAATAAATGCCGAACCAGCAATTGAGCTTACGGGCCCTCGGTTAACCTGGTTCTTAGAAGATCTTTTCAAAAGAATTGGGCAGGTGTGTGTGGAACCATTTATCGTCCACAAGGAAGAAGGGGCCAAGTCATGGCATGTGGGTGAAACCAAATACAATTTCATCAAGTGTTTGGATGAAAATATACGGGCAATGGGTTCAAACTAATATAGAGTGTGAACCCATTGGGCTGGGCGATGAATGTGGTAGTATTTCTGGAGAAGTAGAATTATGGTCTATTGACGGTTATTTGCACTCAACGCCGAAAGCCTGGTTGGCCTGGTGCATGATGATTTGAGGATTTTGAAATTCATCAGTCTACTTCTCCTCAAATGTCTCTTGAGTCCGGACCATCTACTCCATCTAAAAGGAGGTCAAAATGGGAAGAGTATGTCGAGGAAGATCTTCCTCATATCTCCCACCTAAAGCGACGGATCAAACACAAACCTTCTAAAGAGGTCGAGGAATCTCAAGAAGTCGCGCATCCTACCCCAAATAATCTCACTCCGACCTTCAAACCTCTGCACAGCATATTTGTACCTGCTCGAACTCGTCACCCTCCCATACTTCCTTCTCGCTCTGTGTACTCGTATGAACGGCTCAATCAAATCGAAGAAGGGTCTTACGGCGTTGTTTTCCGGG
Coding sequences:
- a CDS encoding putative tubulin--tyrosine ligase PBY1, with the protein product MSSINALVSWPAAPLTDSLVRKALDQLSLTISFVDKAQAKSVTPLLQWCTYDDMDHELMHFNRKTVLSSSYTFRKALIRKHFLSRIIHSYTTKNPTSILKNSVPRTFEIEISFADELDELWTDELWELGAELDNGKSWWILKPGMADRGSGIRVFHSKEGLQEIFEEFEEQSDEENEDGDGNTQRETSVVTSQLRHFVVQEYIDTPLLFDPTETTKQNPKIDELVGRKFHLRVYCVAKADIELYVYDRILALFSSVPYTSLSARDGGDEGADIDLRPHLTNTSLQTELGESNVRLLDELENCHIISGEENVKFTTSDIKSLRADVAEVLGDVFKAALQNPVHFQALPNAFELYGVDFVVSHEPSNPDKKLHVKLLEINAEPAIELTGPRLTWFLEDLFKRIGQVCVEPFIVHKEEGAKSWHVGETKYNFIKCLDENIRAMGSN